The following proteins come from a genomic window of Sesamum indicum cultivar Zhongzhi No. 13 linkage group LG10, S_indicum_v1.0, whole genome shotgun sequence:
- the LOC110012693 gene encoding uncharacterized protein LOC110012693 has protein sequence MKEQEWIKAMKDEIRALKENETWEITSLPKNKKAIGRPCQETINVIKNHLHNLFTIKDIGEARFFLGLEICRSKEGILVSQTKYIHISDVGVEHGKAVNTPLLARFKPGSTDSEHLQNPEPYRRLLGRLLYLGFTRPDICYNTQQLNQHMQYPSKSRWESALHIVGYLKGTTNKGLLFNSEDSFDLQASCDAYWASCKDTRKSLTGYCVFLGNSLISWKTKKQSTVSRSSTEAEYRSMATTTCELIWIFNLLQELQVHSPTPIKFCCDNEAALYITANPIFHERTKHVEIDCHIVRDKYKQGFILPLHISSRLQTADILTKALPGPKFVFLNSKLGLVNLLTSTT, from the exons ATGAAAGAACAGGAATGGATAAAAGCAATGAAAGATGAAATCAGGGctctaaaagaaaatgaaacctGGGAAATAACTAGCTTACCTAAGAATAAAAAGGCTATTGGCA GACCTTGTCAAGAGACTATTAATGTTATCAAAAATCATTTACATAACCTGTTTACTATTAAAGATATAGGAGAAGCCAGGTTTTTTCTTGGCTTAGAAATCTGCAGGTCCAAAGAAGGGATTTTGGTTTCACAAACCAAGTACATACATATCAGTGATGTGGGGGTGGAGCATGGGAAAGCAGTAAATACACCTCTTCTAGCAAGATTTAAACCTGGTAGCACAGACAGTGAACACCTGCAGAATCCAGAGCCTTACAGAAGGTTGCTAGGGAGATTACTATATCTGGGATTCACTAGACCTGATATATGTTATAACACTCAACAATTAAACCAGCATATGCAGTACCCTAGCAAATCCCGTTGGGAATCAGCTCTTCACATAGTAGGGTACTTGAAAGGAACAACAAACAAGGGACTCCTCTTTAATTCTGAAGATAGTTTTGATCTTCAAGCTTCCTGTGATGCTTATTGGGCTAGCTGTAAAGATACAAGAAAGTCTCTCACAGGATATTGTGTGTTTCTTGGGAATTCCTTGATTTCATGGAAAACAAAGAAGCAGTCAACCGTTTCAAGATCATCTACAGAAGCAGAATACAGGAGTATGGCCACCACCACCTGTGAATTGATTTGGATTTTCAACCTATTGCAAGAGTTACAAGTGCATTCACCTACacctattaaattttgttgtgATAACGAAGCAGCATTGTACATAACTGcaaatccaatttttcatgaaaggACAAAGCACGTGGAGATTGACTGTCATATAGTCAGAGACAAATACAAACAAGGATTCATCTTGCCATTGCACATCTCATCTAGATTACAGACTGCAGATATACTTACCAAAGCTCTACCAGGACCAAAATTTGTGTTTCTTAATTCCAAGTTGGGTCTTGTCAATCTTTTGACAAGTACCACTTGA